A single genomic interval of Arctopsyche grandis isolate Sample6627 chromosome 8, ASM5162203v2, whole genome shotgun sequence harbors:
- the LOC143915556 gene encoding inositol polyphosphate 5-phosphatase K-like, protein MEKLRIYLSTWNVATNSPPGNLNLLLDFPPMGSKLPPDFYFIGFQEVKSQPQNILMAALFTDPWTDALTTLLTANEYVRVKIVRLQGLLLLVFCLRKHLLHLRDIETQYVKTGFGGVWGNKGAVSMRFSIYGCSICIVNSHLTAHDHQLEDRIADYNTIIKSNTFDTKDTTNILFHDYVFWFGDLNFRLEENDTDTPELIVELVKRAEKDDYSDLLDRDQLRSVMRCEKAFSELKEATPRFPPTYKYVIGTSEYDYKRKPAWTDRILHKVNPNNYENVTLDAVQLSYNYLRDFKISDHKPVIAEFNIKIRTVSKVITCYGLENVHAYSMTDSIPEDRVVFSNHVERCVEFCLLKDVWYFGDADLPIKFTLSSDVKINANDWIGIYEDNFSNLDEYISYEYVGKVSAFIPGDELNSRTIEFSFPVGSGVRTPGSYRFLYFNQTSSDVQSLLGISKPFKVCPRDGEIETPISSISSISSTLPVFPSSSTPDTSFNSVFRQFTNDFDLGVIISCVHVWISFYCVLLNPQCNYDAEPSFV, encoded by the exons ATTTCAAGAAGTGAAATCTCAACCGCAAAACATCTTAATGGCTGCTTTATTCACCGACCCGTGGACAGATGCTTTGACCACACTCCTCACCGCAAATGAGTATGTTCGAGTTAAAATCGTGCGACTTCAAGGTTTATTATTGCTCGTGTTTTGTCTCCGAAAGCACCTCCTTCATTTGAGAGACATAGAGACGCAGTATGTAAAGACTGGATTCGGCGGTGTTTGG GGTAATAAAGGAGCCGTCAGCATGAGATTTAGTATCTACGGTTGTTCCATATGTATCGTAAATTCACATCTCACTGCGCACGATCATCAACTCGAGGACAGAATAGCAGACTATAACACTATAATCAAATCCAATACTTTCGATACCAAAGACACGACAAATATACTGTTCCATGA cTATGTTTTTTGGTTTGGAGATTTAAATTTCCGACTCGAGGAAAATGATACAGATACACCCGAGCTAATAGTTGAACTGGTGAAAAGAGCTGAAAAGGATGACTATTCTGATTTGTTAGATCGTGATCAACTGCGATCGGTTATGAGATGTGAAAAAGCATTTTCAGAGTTGAAGGAAGCCACTCCACGGTTTCCTCCCACTTACAAATATGTCATTGGTACTTCTGAATATGATTATAA GCGCAAACCAGCTTGGACCGATAGAATTCTTCATAAAGTTAATCCTAATAATTACGAGAATGTTACACTTGATGCTGTACAGTTGAGCTATAATTATTTACGTGATTTTAAAATCAGTGATCACAAACCTGTAATTGCGGAGTTTAATATCAAG ATTCGCACTGTATCAAAAGTAATAACTTGCTACGGACTTGAGAATGTACATGCCTATTCAATGACTGATTCCATACCAGAAGACAGAGTT GTGTTTTCAAATCATGTAGAACGCTGTGTAGAATTCTGCTTGTTGAAAGATGTGTGGTACTTTGGAGATGCAGACCTGCCAATAAAATTTACCTTATCCAGCGATGTGAAAATCAATGCTAATGACTGGATTGGTATATATGAG GACAATTTCTCCAATTTGGATGAATATATTTCTTATGAATATGTAGGAAAAGTCAGCGCATTTATACCTGGCGATGAATTGAATTCAAGAACTATTGAATTTAGTTTTCCTGTTGGTAGCGGAGTAAGGACTCCGGGTTCATACAGATTTTTGTATTTCAATCAAACATCATCAGATGTACAAAGTTTATTAG GGATATCAAAACCATTTAAAGTATGTCCCCGAGATGGAGAAATAGAAACACCCATATCTAGTATATCTAGTATATCGAGTACCTTGCCCGTGTTTCCTAGTTCTTCTACTCCAGATACTTCATTCAACTCAGTTTTCAGGCAATTTACTAATGATTTTGATTTGG GTGTAATCATTAGCTGTGTTCATGTTTGGATATCATTTTATTGCGTATTGCTAAATCCTCAATG CAATTATGATGCAGAACCGTCCTTCGTGTAA